One region of Colius striatus isolate bColStr4 chromosome 4, bColStr4.1.hap1, whole genome shotgun sequence genomic DNA includes:
- the FAM110B gene encoding protein FAM110B — MPTETLPTGSMVKPVSPAVTFTSAVPLRILNKGPDYFRRQAEPNPKRLSAVERLEADKAKYVKSQEVINAKQEPVKPAVLAKPPVCPAAKRALGSPTLKVFSNNAKTESGVQRENLKLEILKNIINSSEGSSSGSGHKHGPRNWPPHRADSTELNRHSFAESLKVYPTQGRSSPQESSSNVSRRLLDQSAETFLHVSHSSSDIRKVNSAKPLKAIPCSSSAPPLPPKPKIAAIATLKSPEIEAVESGCGVSRRPSLQRSKSDLSDRYFRVDADVERFFNYCGLDPEELENLGMENFARANSDIISLNFRSASMISSDCEQSQDSNSDLRNDDSANDRVPYGISAIERNARIIKWLYSIKQARESQKVSHV; from the coding sequence ATGCCTACAGAAACACTACCGACAGGTAGCATGGTGAAGCCGGTCAGCCCTGCTGTGACTTTCACATCTGCCGTTCCTCTCCGCATCCTGAACAAAGGACCTGACTATTTTCGCAGGCAGGCGGAGCCCAATCCAAAAAGACTGAGCGCAGTGGAGAGACTCGAAGCCGACAAGGCGAAATACGTCAAGAGCCAGGAGGTCATCAATGCCAAGCAGGAGCCTGTGAAGCCGGCAGTGCTGGCGAAGCCACCGGTCTGTCCTGCAGCCAAGCGGGCACTAGGGAGCCCCACCTTGAAAGTCTTCAGCAACAACGCTAAGACTGAGAGTGGCGTCCAGAGAGAAAACCTGAAGCTTGAGATTTTGAAGAACATCATCAATAGCTCCGAAGGCTCCAGCTCAGGTTCAGGCCATAAGCACGGTCCCCGAAACTGGCCGCCTCACAGAGCTGATTCAACAGAGCTGAACCGACACTCATTTGCTGAATCTTTGAAGGTTTACCCCACGCAGGGACGTAGCAgcccacaggagagcagctccaacGTCAGCAGAAGGCTCCTGGATCAGTCGGCAGAGACTTTCTTGCACGTCTCTCACAGCTCCTCGGACATTAGGAAAGTAAATAGTGCAAAGCCCTTAAAAGCAATACCCTGCAGTAGTTCAGCCCCACCTCTGCCTCCAAAGCCCAAAATCGCTGCCATCGCCACCCTGAAGTCCCCAGAGATTGAGGCAGTGGAGTCTGGGTGCGGAGTCAGCAGAAGACCCTCCCTACAGCGGTCGAAATCAGACTTAAGCGACAGATACTTTCGCGTCGACGCAGACGTCGAGCGGTTCTTTAACTACTGCGGACTGGATCCTGAAGAGCTTGAAAACCTCGGGATGGAAAACTTTGCAAGGGCTAACTCTGATATTATATCCCTCAACTTTCGCAGCGCAAGCATGATTAGCTCAGACTGTGAACAGTCTCAGGACAGCAACAGTGACCTTAGAAATGATGACAGTGCCAATGACCGCGTGCCATACGGCATTTCTGCCATTGAAAGGAATGCCAGAATCATCAAGTGGTTGTATAGCATCAAGCAAGCTAGAGAGTCACAGAAAGTGTCCCACGTGTGA